From the genome of Mucispirillum schaedleri ASF457:
AATATCATCTTCAGAGCATGCAGTAACTGGCACTTCTATAATACCTTTATTTTCAAACTGCCATGCAACTGAGCCGGCTTCTGCCATAGAGCCGCCCCTTTTTGTAATAACAGTGCGCACTTCCATAATAGTTCTGTTTCTGTTATCTGTAAGAGTTTTTACTAAAATACCAACACCACCGGGAGCGTATCCTTCATAAGTAATGTCTTCAAATATCTGGTCATTACCCTCACCTGTGCCTTTTTTGACAGCTCTTTCCACATTATCTTTTGGCATATTTGATGCTCGTGCTTTATCAAGAGCTAAGCGAAGACGAGAGTTAGAAGCAGGGTCGCCACCGCCAATTTTTGCAGCAACAGTCAACTCTCTTGCTATTTTAGTAAAAATTTTACCTTTTTTATTATCCTGTGCTTCTTTTCTATGCTTAATATTTGCCCATTTACTATGTCCTGCCATAGTGATATTCCTCCACTTTATATTAACTTTTTTTGCATTATAGACTATAAAAGATAACCTATATAGAAATTAAAATCAATAATATTATTTTAAGTTTATCATATTTTTTTTATGGCAGTGTATAATAAATTAAAGCTGCAGATTTACTTAGATACTTCGCCTTATAAGACTCAGGATGGCAGTGCAGCTTTCACATTTCAGTAAGACATGGAAGCATTTCCCGACCAAATAGGGAGGAAACAGAAATGCATAGTTGGACTTAATTTGAAAATAAAGGATAAATTTAGACACTTCGCTTAAAAATCAAGCTCAGTATAAACTTATGAATTTTAAAATCTCCTGCTATACTTATTATATGGCTTAGTTCAAAATTTTTGGGTAAGTCCACATATACATATAACTATTGACGATAACTCATATATTCTGTTATAACCAGTATCATATCTAGAAATCTCTTTTTAAGAGTTTCTATTTTCTATAACTTTTAAGTAAAAAAGAAAACTTTTTTCATAATTTAATGGTGGAACATCTATGCAGGATTTTTTTATACCTCAGGCAACTGAAAACGAAATA
Proteins encoded in this window:
- a CDS encoding YebC/PmpR family DNA-binding transcriptional regulator, whose translation is MAGHSKWANIKHRKEAQDNKKGKIFTKIARELTVAAKIGGGDPASNSRLRLALDKARASNMPKDNVERAVKKGTGEGNDQIFEDITYEGYAPGGVGILVKTLTDNRNRTIMEVRTVITKRGGSMAEAGSVAWQFENKGIIEVPVTACSEDDIMNYVLEAGAEDVVTDGDIYSITTEPAEFENVKKHLEENNIQIDFAELSMKPKTTIDVEGEAAKKLIALVEALEDLDDVQEVYGNYKIDDSVFDEL